A stretch of the Thermus thermophilus genome encodes the following:
- the cobA gene encoding uroporphyrinogen-III C-methyltransferase has protein sequence MRGKVYLVGAGFGGPEHLTLKALKVLEVAEVVLHDRLVHPGVLALARGELVPVGKEGYGEKTPQEAITARLIALAREGRVVARLKGGDPMVFGRGGEEALALRRAGIPFEVVPGVTSAVGALSALGLPLTHRGLARSFAVATGHDPALPLPRADTLVLLMPLHALGGLKERLLERFPPETPLALLARVGWPGEAVRLGRVEDLPGLGEGLPSPALLVVGKVVGLYGELLGL, from the coding sequence ATGAGGGGGAAGGTCTACCTGGTGGGGGCGGGGTTCGGAGGGCCGGAGCACCTCACCCTAAAGGCCCTTAAGGTCTTGGAGGTGGCCGAGGTGGTCCTCCACGACCGCCTGGTCCACCCCGGCGTCCTCGCCCTGGCCAGGGGGGAGCTCGTCCCCGTGGGCAAGGAGGGCTACGGGGAAAAGACCCCCCAGGAGGCCATCACGGCGAGGCTCATCGCCCTGGCCCGGGAGGGACGGGTGGTGGCCCGGCTCAAGGGGGGGGACCCCATGGTCTTCGGGCGGGGCGGGGAGGAGGCTTTGGCCTTGAGGCGGGCGGGCATCCCCTTTGAGGTGGTCCCGGGGGTGACGAGCGCTGTGGGAGCCCTTTCCGCCCTGGGCCTTCCCCTCACCCACCGGGGGCTTGCCCGGAGCTTCGCCGTGGCCACGGGGCACGACCCCGCCCTCCCCCTCCCCCGGGCGGACACCCTGGTCCTCCTCATGCCCCTCCACGCCCTGGGAGGGCTCAAGGAAAGGCTTTTGGAACGCTTTCCCCCGGAAACCCCCCTCGCCCTCCTCGCCCGGGTGGGCTGGCCGGGGGAGGCGGTGCGGCTGGGCCGGGTGGAGGACCTCCCGGGCCTCGGGGAAGGCCTCCCCTCCCCGGCCCTCCTGGTGGTGGGAAAGGTGGTGGGGCTTTATGGCGAGCTCTTGGGCCTTTAG
- a CDS encoding DUF3209 family protein, whose translation MACHELSALRIAIGELLEKEAHDLLHEREELAPVLGERPELKRLAEAKTFPALEEALREALLHLEERAAQEPEEPYWRGLLLAVEAMEGRLRALKAEAEALYQDLDALHRRLHRLFPRRR comes from the coding sequence ATGGCGTGCCACGAGCTTTCGGCCCTGAGGATCGCGATCGGCGAGCTTTTGGAGAAGGAGGCCCACGACCTCCTCCACGAGCGGGAGGAGCTTGCCCCCGTGCTTGGGGAAAGGCCCGAGCTCAAGCGCCTCGCCGAGGCCAAGACCTTTCCCGCCCTGGAGGAAGCCCTAAGGGAGGCCCTCCTCCACCTGGAGGAAAGGGCCGCCCAGGAGCCCGAAGAGCCCTACTGGCGTGGGCTTCTCCTGGCGGTGGAGGCCATGGAGGGGCGCCTTAGGGCCCTTAAGGCGGAGGCCGAGGCCCTCTACCAGGACCTGGACGCCCTCCACAGAAGGCTCCACCGCCTCTTCCCAAGGCGGCGATGA
- a CDS encoding CbiX/SirB N-terminal domain-containing protein produces MILLAAHGSPDPRAQALAQGLRKGLERRLGEEVLLGFIEHQSPTLLEAALELAKGGGGVVLPLLLLGAGHLKADLPLALEAARGRYPKARLLLARPLGTHPALVALWAERLGRRGATPEDGAVLVLRGGTDPGANAEGAALARLIEEKTGVPTVPAYAAKARPTPREALLRLAALRPRRVFLLPHLFFRGVVEERLQGRVAGLDLEILPPLMGHPALLEALADRYREALEGGYAPCDTCRYRFPLGRFAPRREAQIAGLRALRHALFAPGRHPHGPFTHLLLCTGEDCRARGALGLLRRLEEGLRDLGPLVQLTPTPCLSRCGKGPVLIAYPEGVVYGGLSPEDALPLRKTHLEGGEVYREKLLEVI; encoded by the coding sequence GTGATCCTCCTCGCCGCCCACGGCTCCCCCGACCCCAGGGCCCAGGCCCTGGCCCAGGGGCTCAGGAAGGGGCTGGAAAGGCGGCTTGGAGAGGAGGTGCTTTTGGGTTTCATAGAGCACCAAAGCCCTACCCTCCTCGAGGCCGCCTTGGAGCTCGCCAAGGGAGGGGGCGGGGTGGTCCTCCCCCTCCTCCTCCTCGGGGCGGGGCACCTAAAGGCCGACCTGCCCCTTGCCCTGGAGGCGGCCAGGGGCCGGTACCCCAAGGCCCGCCTCCTCCTCGCCCGCCCCCTCGGCACCCACCCGGCCCTGGTGGCCCTCTGGGCGGAGCGGCTTGGGCGCAGGGGGGCCACGCCGGAGGACGGGGCGGTCCTGGTCCTGAGGGGCGGCACCGACCCCGGGGCGAACGCGGAAGGGGCGGCCCTCGCCCGGCTCATAGAGGAGAAAACCGGGGTGCCCACGGTCCCCGCCTACGCCGCCAAGGCGAGGCCCACGCCCAGGGAGGCCCTTCTGCGCCTCGCCGCCTTGAGGCCGAGGAGGGTCTTCCTCCTCCCCCACCTCTTCTTCCGGGGGGTGGTGGAGGAGAGGCTCCAGGGCCGGGTGGCGGGCCTGGACCTGGAGATTCTCCCCCCCCTCATGGGCCACCCCGCCCTCCTCGAGGCCCTAGCCGACCGCTACCGAGAGGCCCTGGAGGGCGGGTACGCCCCCTGCGACACCTGCCGCTACCGCTTTCCCCTGGGCCGCTTCGCCCCGAGGCGGGAGGCCCAGATCGCGGGGCTAAGGGCCCTCCGCCACGCCCTCTTCGCCCCGGGCCGCCACCCCCACGGGCCCTTCACCCACCTCCTCCTCTGCACCGGGGAGGACTGCCGGGCAAGGGGGGCCCTGGGGCTTCTGCGCCGCCTGGAGGAGGGCCTGAGGGACCTCGGGCCCCTGGTCCAGCTCACCCCTACCCCTTGCCTCAGCCGCTGCGGCAAGGGGCCCGTTCTCATCGCCTACCCCGAAGGGGTGGTCTACGGAGGGCTCTCCCCGGAGGACGCCCTCCCCCTGCGGAAAACCCACCTAGAGGGAGGGGAGGTCTACCGGGAAAAGCTTTTGGAGGTGATCTAG
- a CDS encoding cobalt-precorrin 5A hydrolase, which produces MPELGPLRPERVAVYTLTLPGLAVAERIQRALPGSTLYAAAKYRGLSEGAVYFEEPIKELLLKTWALHDGHVFVMASGIVLRAIAPLILDKRVDPAVLVVDLKGRYFVPLLAGHLGGANPLARHLAEALGGEAVLTTGTDSLRAPAPDLLAKALGARVPDWSPLKEVSALLVDGRAVGFWSDCVDLSPLGRYPMVRVLEEPRPEGVEGMVLFTVRKAFPLPVPAFFAHPPALVLGIGCNRGTPLEEIRREVFAFLEEGGFARESLRVLTTAELKRDEAGLLAFAEEVGLPLRFYPKEVLNAQRIPNPSEAVFRHTGLWGVAEAAVLAEGARLLVEKTKRGNLTLALGVLSLGIPEEALP; this is translated from the coding sequence ATGCCTGAACTTGGGCCCTTGCGCCCCGAGAGGGTGGCCGTCTACACCCTCACCCTCCCCGGCCTCGCCGTGGCGGAGAGGATCCAAAGGGCCCTCCCCGGGAGCACCCTCTACGCCGCGGCCAAGTACCGGGGCCTCTCGGAGGGGGCGGTCTACTTTGAGGAGCCCATCAAGGAACTCCTCCTCAAGACCTGGGCCCTCCACGACGGCCACGTCTTCGTCATGGCCTCGGGGATCGTCCTCCGGGCCATCGCCCCCCTGATCCTGGACAAAAGGGTAGACCCTGCCGTTTTGGTGGTGGACCTCAAGGGACGCTACTTCGTCCCCCTCCTCGCCGGGCACCTGGGCGGGGCAAATCCCTTAGCCCGCCACCTCGCCGAGGCCCTGGGGGGTGAGGCCGTCCTCACCACGGGAACGGATAGCCTCCGCGCCCCCGCCCCCGACCTGCTGGCCAAGGCCCTTGGGGCCCGGGTCCCCGACTGGAGCCCCCTCAAGGAGGTCTCCGCCCTCCTGGTGGACGGAAGGGCCGTGGGCTTCTGGTCGGACTGCGTGGACCTCAGCCCTTTGGGGCGTTACCCCATGGTGCGGGTGCTCGAGGAGCCCCGCCCGGAAGGGGTGGAGGGGATGGTTCTCTTCACCGTGCGCAAGGCCTTCCCCCTTCCCGTCCCCGCCTTCTTCGCCCACCCCCCCGCCCTGGTCCTGGGGATCGGGTGCAACCGGGGAACCCCCCTGGAGGAGATCCGGCGGGAGGTCTTCGCCTTCTTGGAGGAAGGGGGCTTCGCCCGGGAAAGCCTTAGGGTCCTGACCACGGCCGAGCTCAAGCGGGACGAGGCGGGGCTTTTAGCCTTCGCCGAGGAGGTGGGCCTCCCCCTGCGCTTCTACCCCAAGGAGGTCTTAAACGCCCAGAGGATCCCCAACCCCTCGGAGGCCGTCTTCCGCCACACGGGGCTATGGGGGGTGGCCGAGGCCGCCGTCTTGGCGGAAGGGGCGAGGCTTCTCGTGGAGAAGACGAAGCGGGGGAACCTCACCCTGGCCCTAGGGGTCCTATCCCTGGGGATCCCCGAGGAGGCCCTGCCGTGA
- the cobJ gene encoding precorrin-3B C(17)-methyltransferase: MGELFLVGMGPGDLPGLTQRAREALEGAEVVIGYSTYVKLLEEMGLLAGKEVVRKGMTEELDRAEEALERALSGQKVALVSGGDPGIYGMAAPVLELMEERGLKRVDGGVGLPGRFAGEEGEVFLAVIPGVTAANAVASLLGSPIAHDTCLISLSDLLTPWPLIERRLHAAGQGDFVVVLYNPQSKRRDWQLRKSAEILLGYRPKETPAALVKSAYRKRQEVALTTLEGLKEAEAGMLTTVVIGNSQSRFYEGTFLTPRGYALKYDLGTKEALPGKTPGLSLVSPEGASSGRRDA; encoded by the coding sequence ATGGGAGAACTCTTCCTGGTGGGCATGGGCCCCGGGGACCTTCCGGGCCTTACCCAAAGGGCCCGGGAGGCCCTGGAAGGGGCGGAAGTGGTCATCGGCTACAGCACCTACGTGAAGCTCTTGGAGGAGATGGGGCTCCTTGCGGGGAAGGAGGTGGTCAGGAAGGGCATGACCGAGGAGCTGGACCGGGCGGAGGAGGCCCTGGAGCGGGCCCTTTCTGGCCAAAAGGTGGCCCTCGTCTCCGGAGGGGACCCGGGGATCTACGGGATGGCGGCCCCCGTCTTGGAGCTCATGGAGGAGCGGGGCCTAAAGCGGGTGGACGGGGGGGTGGGGCTTCCCGGAAGGTTCGCCGGGGAGGAAGGGGAGGTTTTCCTCGCCGTCATCCCCGGGGTCACGGCGGCCAACGCCGTGGCGAGCCTCCTGGGAAGCCCCATAGCCCACGACACCTGCCTCATCAGCCTCTCCGACCTCCTCACCCCCTGGCCCCTCATAGAGCGGAGGCTCCACGCCGCGGGGCAGGGGGACTTCGTGGTGGTCCTCTACAACCCCCAAAGCAAAAGGCGGGACTGGCAGCTTAGGAAAAGCGCCGAGATCCTCCTGGGATACCGCCCCAAGGAAACCCCGGCCGCCTTGGTGAAGAGCGCCTACCGCAAACGGCAGGAGGTCGCCCTCACCACCCTGGAGGGGCTAAAGGAGGCGGAGGCGGGCATGCTCACCACGGTGGTCATCGGCAACAGCCAAAGCCGCTTTTACGAAGGCACCTTCCTCACCCCCAGGGGCTACGCCCTGAAGTACGACCTGGGCACCAAGGAAGCCCTCCCCGGGAAAACCCCAGGGCTTTCCCTGGTCAGCCCCGAGGGGGCTAGCTCGGGGAGGCGGGATGCCTGA
- a CDS encoding cobalt-precorrin-4/precorrin-4 C(11)-methyltransferase: protein MRPVVHVVGGGPGDPELLTVKGARLLGEARFVLYTGSLFPEGALRALAPKAALLDSKGMTLEEIVLALAEEAQKGGGVVRLHSGDPGLYGTLLEEKEALEALGVGVEVVPGVTAAFALAARAGLSLTAPGVAQAVAFTRLGVRTPVPEGQDPKSLARKGLTLAVYLSGMHPRRLSRELLEAGLPGDTPVLYGHKVAQPGEEVGLTDLKGLAHLPARDTTVYLVGEALRAKGTRSRLYDPDFKHRYRR, encoded by the coding sequence ATGAGGCCCGTGGTGCACGTGGTGGGCGGGGGGCCCGGGGACCCGGAGCTCCTCACGGTGAAGGGGGCGAGGCTTCTGGGAGAGGCCCGCTTTGTCCTCTACACGGGAAGCCTCTTCCCCGAAGGGGCCTTGCGGGCGCTTGCCCCAAAGGCGGCGCTTCTGGACTCCAAGGGGATGACCTTGGAGGAGATCGTCCTGGCCCTGGCCGAGGAGGCCCAGAAGGGCGGAGGGGTGGTCCGGCTCCACTCGGGGGACCCGGGGCTTTACGGGACCCTTCTGGAGGAGAAGGAGGCCCTCGAGGCCCTCGGGGTCGGGGTGGAGGTGGTGCCCGGGGTCACGGCGGCCTTCGCCCTGGCGGCGAGGGCGGGCCTCTCCCTCACCGCCCCGGGGGTGGCCCAGGCGGTGGCCTTCACCCGGCTTGGGGTCAGGACCCCCGTCCCTGAGGGCCAGGACCCCAAAAGCCTTGCCCGCAAGGGGCTGACCCTTGCGGTCTACCTCTCGGGGATGCACCCAAGGAGGCTATCCCGGGAGCTTCTGGAAGCGGGGCTTCCCGGGGACACCCCGGTGCTCTACGGGCACAAGGTGGCCCAGCCGGGGGAGGAGGTGGGGCTTACGGACCTTAAGGGCCTCGCCCACCTCCCCGCCCGGGACACCACGGTCTATTTGGTGGGGGAGGCCTTGAGGGCCAAGGGCACGAGGAGCCGGCTTTACGACCCGGACTTCAAACACCGCTACAGGAGGTGA
- a CDS encoding SAM-dependent methyltransferase → MKLYLIGLGPGDPELLTLKALRLIQRLPVLFYPKEEGREPIALGIARPFLPEGKPLLPLPLFTGGDRKEAERARREAAHRVREALSRYGEGGYLVLGDSLLYASPLNLLPYLEGVAVEAVPGISAHQLAAASLLKPIALGEEGFAAVTGLGPVDPEGLNRFQSVFVYKAKDLEALEKAFPDREGWAFLRLGMPGERVLPLGAAKGVARDYWTLVGLWRKGGKG, encoded by the coding sequence ATGAAGCTTTACCTGATCGGCCTGGGCCCCGGCGACCCCGAGCTCCTCACCCTGAAGGCGCTAAGGCTCATCCAAAGGCTCCCCGTCCTCTTCTACCCCAAGGAGGAGGGGAGGGAGCCCATCGCCTTGGGGATCGCCCGGCCCTTCCTCCCCGAGGGCAAGCCCCTCCTCCCCTTGCCCCTCTTCACCGGGGGAGACCGCAAGGAGGCGGAGAGGGCCAGGAGGGAGGCGGCCCACAGGGTCCGGGAGGCCCTTTCCCGCTACGGAGAGGGAGGGTACCTCGTCCTGGGGGACAGCCTCCTCTACGCCTCCCCCTTGAACCTCCTCCCCTATCTGGAGGGGGTTGCGGTGGAGGCCGTCCCCGGGATCAGCGCCCATCAGCTGGCGGCGGCCAGCCTCCTTAAGCCCATCGCCCTGGGGGAAGAAGGGTTCGCCGCGGTGACGGGGCTTGGTCCCGTGGACCCAGAGGGCCTGAACCGCTTCCAGAGCGTCTTCGTTTACAAGGCCAAGGACCTCGAGGCCCTAGAAAAGGCCTTTCCCGACCGGGAAGGGTGGGCCTTTTTGCGCCTGGGGATGCCGGGGGAGAGGGTCCTGCCCCTAGGGGCGGCCAAGGGAGTGGCGCGGGACTACTGGACCCTGGTGGGGCTTTGGCGAAAGGGGGGGAAAGGATGA
- the cbiE gene encoding precorrin-6y C5,15-methyltransferase (decarboxylating) subunit CbiE — protein MVYVIGMGARGREGLSLEALRRLEEAEVLIGGKRHLAHFPDHPGEKVPVQGPLEALLDLAETRLKEGKKVAFLASGDPLFHGIGKRVLERFPEAEVHPAPTAFQEAFARLKLPWDGARFFSLHGRPLGGVLLELSLSPLSVVYTDPEHTPARIARALLEMGVDARAHVAERLGEEDERVRSFAGLKEVAEERFLDPNVLILEAKGPLPPRLGFFPDEAFEQRMPKKGLITKREVRLLALGLLGLPPNGVLWDIGAGTGSVGIEAARLAPWGEVYAVEKNPESWPHIEENARRFGAFNLHLVKGEAPKALEGLPAPHAVFVGGSGGELEEILRVSLEALRPGGRLVVAAITLENLLAAYGFLKGTGLPLEGFQVQASRVVPLARYHRLEAQNPITLLAVTKEVA, from the coding sequence ATGGTCTACGTGATCGGGATGGGCGCGAGGGGCCGGGAGGGCCTGAGCCTCGAGGCCCTAAGGCGCCTAGAGGAGGCGGAGGTCTTGATCGGCGGCAAGCGCCACCTCGCCCACTTCCCCGACCACCCCGGGGAGAAGGTGCCCGTCCAGGGCCCTCTGGAGGCCCTTTTGGACCTGGCGGAAACACGGCTTAAGGAGGGGAAGAAGGTGGCCTTCCTGGCCTCGGGGGACCCCCTCTTCCACGGGATCGGCAAAAGGGTCCTGGAACGCTTCCCCGAGGCCGAGGTCCACCCCGCCCCCACCGCCTTCCAGGAGGCCTTCGCCAGGCTTAAGCTCCCCTGGGACGGGGCCCGCTTCTTCTCCCTCCACGGAAGGCCTTTGGGTGGGGTGCTCCTGGAGCTAAGCCTTTCCCCCCTCTCCGTGGTCTACACCGACCCCGAGCACACCCCGGCGCGGATCGCCCGGGCCCTCTTGGAGATGGGCGTGGACGCCCGGGCCCACGTGGCGGAGCGGCTTGGGGAGGAGGACGAAAGGGTGCGGAGCTTCGCGGGCCTAAAGGAGGTGGCCGAGGAGCGCTTCCTGGACCCCAACGTCCTCATCCTGGAGGCCAAGGGGCCCCTTCCCCCAAGGCTCGGCTTCTTCCCCGACGAGGCCTTTGAGCAAAGGATGCCCAAGAAGGGGCTCATCACCAAGCGGGAGGTCCGCCTCCTCGCCCTGGGCCTCCTCGGCCTTCCCCCGAACGGGGTCCTATGGGACATCGGCGCCGGGACGGGAAGCGTGGGGATTGAGGCGGCGAGGCTCGCCCCTTGGGGGGAGGTCTACGCCGTGGAGAAGAACCCCGAGTCCTGGCCCCACATTGAGGAGAACGCCCGCCGCTTCGGGGCCTTTAACCTCCACCTGGTCAAGGGGGAGGCCCCAAAGGCCCTAGAGGGCCTCCCCGCCCCCCATGCCGTCTTCGTGGGGGGAAGCGGGGGGGAGCTTGAGGAGATCCTCCGGGTGAGCCTCGAGGCCCTGAGGCCCGGGGGAAGGCTCGTGGTGGCGGCCATCACCCTGGAGAACCTCCTTGCGGCCTACGGCTTTTTGAAGGGAACGGGGCTCCCCCTGGAGGGCTTCCAGGTCCAGGCGAGCCGGGTGGTGCCCCTCGCCCGCTACCACCGCCTCGAGGCGCAAAACCCCATTACCCTTCTCGCCGTGACCAAGGAGGTCGCATGA
- a CDS encoding precorrin-8X methylmutase, which produces MDDLIRAQKNPAHQMTEKGRAIEEESFRIVDEEAGPHGFSPLEWPVVRRMIHATADFEYKALTRFSPGAVEAGLKAIQEGARILVDARMIACGLNPERLRLFGNEVVELLAHPEVVERAKATGGTRAEAAVAYAWEKGLLDGAIVGVGNAPTFLLALVEAIRQGARPALVLGMPVGFVNVLEAKRALMEAPVPWIVTEGRKGGSTLVVAALHALIRLAADGGVDTSKAHREG; this is translated from the coding sequence GTGGATGACCTGATCAGGGCGCAGAAAAACCCCGCCCACCAGATGACGGAAAAGGGGCGGGCCATAGAGGAGGAGAGCTTCCGCATCGTGGACGAGGAAGCGGGGCCCCACGGGTTTTCCCCCCTGGAGTGGCCCGTGGTGCGCCGGATGATCCACGCCACCGCCGACTTTGAGTACAAGGCGCTTACCCGGTTTAGCCCGGGAGCGGTGGAGGCCGGGCTAAAGGCCATCCAAGAGGGGGCGCGGATCCTGGTGGACGCCCGGATGATCGCCTGCGGCCTAAACCCGGAAAGGCTCAGGCTCTTCGGCAACGAGGTGGTGGAGCTCCTCGCCCACCCCGAGGTGGTGGAAAGGGCCAAGGCCACGGGGGGGACCCGGGCCGAGGCGGCGGTGGCCTACGCCTGGGAAAAGGGGCTTCTGGACGGGGCCATCGTGGGGGTGGGGAACGCCCCCACCTTCCTCCTCGCCCTGGTGGAGGCCATCCGGCAAGGGGCGAGGCCCGCCCTGGTCCTGGGGATGCCCGTAGGCTTCGTGAACGTCCTCGAGGCCAAGCGGGCCCTCATGGAGGCCCCGGTGCCCTGGATCGTCACGGAGGGCCGGAAGGGGGGGAGCACCCTGGTGGTGGCCGCCCTCCACGCCCTGATCCGCCTCGCGGCGGACGGGGGGGTGGACACCTCCAAGGCCCACAGGGAGGGGTAG
- a CDS encoding cobalt-precorrin-5B (C(1))-methyltransferase, whose product MSHPYPPPRDKKGSRIGFTTGANAAAAAKAAALALLGEAPEVVDIWLPAGWRQPFRVFRLERKGDGVLVGMIKDAGDDPDVTHGAEIQAFVRFASEDRLEGGEGVGVVTKPGLGVPVGEPAINPVPRRMIWEAVREVTERPLAITIAIPGGEELAKKTLNPRLGILGGLSVLGTTGVVKPYSTSAFRMSVVQAVGVARANGLLEIAATTGGKSERFAQRLLPHLPEMAFIEMGDFVGDVLRAARKVGVEVVRVVGMIGKISKMADGKTMTHAAGGEVNLSLLLSLLKEAGASPKALKEAEGAATARRFLEIALEEGLELFFVNLVRLAREKLQAYIGERPFVSVALTDFDEGRCLAAWPDREVYRG is encoded by the coding sequence ATGAGCCACCCTTACCCCCCGCCCCGGGACAAGAAGGGAAGCCGCATCGGCTTCACCACGGGGGCGAACGCCGCCGCGGCGGCCAAGGCCGCGGCCCTCGCCCTCCTCGGGGAGGCCCCGGAGGTGGTGGACATCTGGCTCCCCGCGGGGTGGCGGCAACCCTTCAGGGTCTTCCGCCTAGAACGGAAGGGGGACGGGGTCCTGGTGGGGATGATCAAGGACGCCGGGGACGACCCCGATGTGACCCACGGGGCGGAGATCCAGGCCTTTGTGCGCTTTGCGAGCGAAGACCGCCTCGAGGGGGGCGAGGGGGTGGGGGTGGTGACCAAGCCCGGCCTCGGGGTACCTGTAGGGGAGCCCGCCATCAACCCCGTGCCCAGGCGGATGATCTGGGAAGCGGTGCGGGAGGTGACGGAAAGGCCCCTCGCCATCACCATCGCCATCCCCGGCGGGGAGGAGCTCGCCAAGAAGACCCTAAACCCCAGGCTCGGGATCCTCGGGGGGCTTTCCGTCCTCGGGACCACGGGGGTGGTGAAGCCCTACTCCACCAGCGCCTTCCGCATGAGCGTGGTCCAGGCGGTGGGGGTGGCGCGGGCGAACGGGCTCTTGGAGATCGCCGCCACCACGGGGGGCAAGAGCGAGCGCTTCGCCCAAAGGCTCCTCCCCCACCTCCCCGAGATGGCCTTCATAGAGATGGGGGACTTCGTGGGGGACGTCCTCCGGGCCGCCAGGAAGGTGGGGGTGGAGGTGGTGCGCGTCGTGGGAATGATCGGGAAGATCTCCAAGATGGCCGACGGCAAGACCATGACCCACGCCGCCGGGGGCGAGGTGAACCTCTCCCTCCTCCTTTCCCTCCTCAAGGAGGCGGGGGCAAGCCCCAAGGCCCTCAAGGAAGCGGAAGGGGCGGCCACCGCCCGCCGCTTCCTGGAGATCGCCTTAGAAGAGGGCCTGGAGCTCTTCTTCGTGAACCTCGTCCGCCTCGCCCGGGAGAAGCTCCAGGCCTACATCGGGGAAAGGCCCTTTGTGAGCGTGGCCCTCACGGACTTTGACGAAGGGCGGTGCCTCGCCGCCTGGCCCGACCGGGAGGTGTACCGTGGATGA